TTATCAAGGACAGGAAGCTGATCTTTTAAACAGTCAACACAATGATTTACTAGAATACATAAACAACAATAATAAAGTACATTATGCTCCTTTACAATAAAAAAGGAACCCACCAAGAGGCTCATACACAGCCTACTCAGTGGGTTCTCATTACTTCTTCACCATATAATATTTTCTCTTACTTTGACTGCCTGGTATAAAATCCTTGTGCAACATTCCTTCCTCTATCAATGGTAGTACAATGCTCTTCCTGAAATAGGATTCTGAGATCGTCATCTTCGTGTTCATAAAGGCTAGGATTTCTCCCCATCTCCGAGGTTCCTCACAATATTCCAGTAAGGCAATTACTTCTGGTCCTTTCAAAAACTCTGCCTGTTTTTCTTTTCGTCTTGCATGCCTTTCCGCTTTTCTTTTCAATGAAATCATTTTTTGATAATCTTCATATCTTTCATCCGTCGACCATTCTAGGCCTAGACTTAAATGGTACACAATCTTACCATCCTTATAGACGGTGGCTTGCTCGACAAATCGTTCAAACAGATCTGCAGGGAATGATTGGCTGGTTTCATCGTTCAATTTTTTGATTTCCTTCTTCAGCTCTTTGAATTCATTTCTATAATGCTCTGCTAGCTTTTTACGGTCAGAGAAGTCTTTCAACTGCTGGTGCAGTTTTACTATCTTTTCACTTAGGGCATCCACCCTTTGGTGATCTTGTCCGTCTTTATGCAACTCTTCATCTACTGCCTCATAAAGCTCTTGATTCAACTGTTCCATCCTTCTTTGAGCCTCTACTTCTTGTTTCAGCTCTTGAGCACTTAACACTGTTTGAGCAATGACTCTTTCTACTTCTTGCTGAAATGTCTCGTCTTGTTCAAGCCTTTTTAATAGATTAATAAAGTGCTTTTCAAGATAGTCTTGATGAAAACGTTGAGATGAACAGCCGTTCACAGCGTAATATTTCTCCGCCAGCCTACAAACCCAACGATTGATTTCTTTGGTTCCGTTGGAGCCTCGTCTCTCCAAGCTTCGTTCATACCCTAGTACATTACCGCATTCTCCGCAATACAAGTTCTCTGTAAAAGAAGAATTTTTATGCTGGTCTTTAGAATACTTTTGGTAGTTCAGCTGCTTGAAGGCTTCGCTGCGTTTTTGGATAATGCTTTGTACCTTCTCCCATTCTTCCGGAGCAATAATAGGCTCATGGTGGCCCTCAATATAATACTGGGGTAACTCCCCTTCATTAGGAGCAGTCTTTTCTTCTAATGTATCCACGGTGATATATTTTTGATAAAGATAATCTCCTTTGTAGACCACATTCTGCAGGATACCCTTCACCGTGCTAAGACTCCAGACATCTTTTCCCTTTGGGCTTGGAATGCGATCTTTAGTTAATCCGGTTATGATTTGGGTGTAATTTTTTCCTGCTTGCAATTCCGCATAAATACGACGAACAACTTTAGCTTCTTCTTCATGGATAATCCATTGATGCTTCTCTCCAATCCGATAACCATAGTTGGCGTTTCCTACTTTAATTATGCCGCGCTTGGCCATACTTCTTTTTCCCCATGCGATGGAGTTTCCGATATTTATACTTTCCTCCTGAGCAATGCTACCGAAAATTGTAATCAGCAATTCGCTATCAGCATCTTCTGTATGGATGTTCTCTTTCTCGAAATATATGTGCACCGGTCGAGGGAGAGACTTCAATAACCGGACAGCTTTTAACGTTTCTAATGTATTCCGACTAAATCTTGAAATGCTCTTACAAAGGATTAAATCGATATTCCCACGTGTACATTCATCCATCAGCTTTTTGAAATCCGTTCGATTTTTAAGGGATTTTCCTGATATCCCCTCATCCGCAAATATCCCAGCAAATTCGTATCGAGGATCCTTGAGGATTAAATACGTATAGTAAGCTACCTGTGTTTTATAACTGGTTAGCTGCTCTTCACGATCCGTAGATACCCTACAATAGGCAGCAGTTCTAAGTGGTTTTGTAACCGGCTGGTTTGTTGTTGAGGAGGGATGGTCACGCAAGTTCTTTTCTATTGTCTTCAACATGCTTTGCCCTTTTTTAGGTTCAATTTTGATGACTTCTCTATCCATAAGTGCTTGCATGCTTTCCTCACTCCTTTCTTTCAAATGTCCTTCTGCATCAATGATCTGATATAGTGGTTCATGCTCTTGTTGTTTTTGAAACTTCTTGTTTGATTGACTTTCAAGAATCTCTTCTTTCTGTAGATTATTAGGCATCTCCCCTACGATGGTTTCTGTCCCATCGACCCACTCAATGCGATAATCATCGGGAGAATAAATGACCGCTCCCATCAACCAAGCCCTAAGCTGTTCAATCGTAATGGTTTCTAGAAACTCCTCTATATTTAGGACCGTCTCAAGCCAGCTCAATGTTTGGTTCCGAAAGATTCGATCATCTTCAATCCTGGCGATGTGTTGTTCAAACTCTTTATAGGCTTGTTCTACTTTAGCCAGCTCACCCTTCCCTTCTTTTGCTAACTCCAGTTCAGCCATCCACCTTAATCGGTGAAACTCGAAATGGTCCTTCTGATTAATCTTTTGAAGCACCTTCTTGGCCGTATCGAAAACGGAATTACTCGTCATATCAAATTTCTGTTTGAAGCCCTCCAGCAAAATCTCTCTCAAACGATCTTCTCTAATCGATGTAAAATCACAGGCGCCGATATCACTCGCTTGGCACTTCCAATAGTTCACCCTTCTCGTTGGATAGTTGTTCAACCGATAGCCACAGCGGTGACAGGTCATTCTTCCTGAAAGAGAATGTTTATTCCCTTTTGGTCCTGTGGACTTCCTCTTAGGTTTAA
This genomic stretch from Metabacillus sp. B2-18 harbors:
- a CDS encoding recombinase family protein → MLGYDVVKVDGRNTLQISEEGAVIVRRIFDWFLQGMTMAEIARELINQGIKTSVGKDLWRGSTVKHILTNVTYTGNKLTRVRTKDLFTNKTTKHMRDEIAIENCHPPIISMQVFEQTQKRLEEIKPKRKSTGPKGNKHSLSGRMTCHRCGYRLNNYPTRRVNYWKCQASDIGACDFTSIREDRLREILLEGFKQKFDMTSNSVFDTAKKVLQKINQKDHFEFHRLRWMAELELAKEGKGELAKVEQAYKEFEQHIARIEDDRIFRNQTLSWLETVLNIEEFLETITIEQLRAWLMGAVIYSPDDYRIEWVDGTETIVGEMPNNLQKEEILESQSNKKFQKQQEHEPLYQIIDAEGHLKERSEESMQALMDREVIKIEPKKGQSMLKTIEKNLRDHPSSTTNQPVTKPLRTAAYCRVSTDREEQLTSYKTQVAYYTYLILKDPRYEFAGIFADEGISGKSLKNRTDFKKLMDECTRGNIDLILCKSISRFSRNTLETLKAVRLLKSLPRPVHIYFEKENIHTEDADSELLITIFGSIAQEESINIGNSIAWGKRSMAKRGIIKVGNANYGYRIGEKHQWIIHEEEAKVVRRIYAELQAGKNYTQIITGLTKDRIPSPKGKDVWSLSTVKGILQNVVYKGDYLYQKYITVDTLEEKTAPNEGELPQYYIEGHHEPIIAPEEWEKVQSIIQKRSEAFKQLNYQKYSKDQHKNSSFTENLYCGECGNVLGYERSLERRGSNGTKEINRWVCRLAEKYYAVNGCSSQRFHQDYLEKHFINLLKRLEQDETFQQEVERVIAQTVLSAQELKQEVEAQRRMEQLNQELYEAVDEELHKDGQDHQRVDALSEKIVKLHQQLKDFSDRKKLAEHYRNEFKELKKEIKKLNDETSQSFPADLFERFVEQATVYKDGKIVYHLSLGLEWSTDERYEDYQKMISLKRKAERHARRKEKQAEFLKGPEVIALLEYCEEPRRWGEILAFMNTKMTISESYFRKSIVLPLIEEGMLHKDFIPGSQSKRKYYMVKK